DNA sequence from the Pseudomonas fluorescens Q2-87 genome:
GCTGGCCCGCAGCGACATCGCCATCCTGTATCGCTCCAACGCCCAATCGCGGGTATTGGAAGAAGCCTTGCTGCGCGAACGGATCCCGTACCGCATCTACGGCGGCCAGCGCTTCTTCGAGCGCGCCGAGATCAAGAACGCCATGGCTTACCTACGCCTGCTCGAAGGCCGCGGCAACGATGCGGCCCTGGAGCGGGTGATCAACGTGCCTACCCGGGGCATCGGCGAGAAAACCGTCGAAGCGATTCGCGATCACGCGCGCCATAGCCACGTGTCGATGTGGGAAGCCATGCGGCAACTGGTGGCCAACAAAGGCGTGACCGGCCGTGCCGCCGGGGCACTGAAAGCATTCATGGACCTGATCGAAGACCTCGCCGCCAAATGCGGGGAGATGCCGCTGCACCTGATGGCCCAGACCGTTATCGAGCAGTCCGGCCTGATCGCCTATCACGAAGCGGAAAAAGGCGAAAAAGGCCAGGCCCGGGTAGAAAACCTCGAGGAACTGGTCAGCGCTGCACGCAACTTCGAGAACACCGAAGAGGACGCCGACCTGTCGCCGCTGTCGGCCTTCCTCGGCCACGCCTCCCTGGAAGCCGGCGACACCCAGGCCGACGAGCATGAAGACAGCATCCAACTGATGACCCTGCACAGCGCCAAGGGTCTGGAATTCCCCTACGTGTTCCTCGTGGGCATGGAGGAAGGCCTGTTCCCGCACAAGATGAGCCTGGAAGAACCGGGGCGCCTGGAAGAAGAACGGCGCCTTGCCTATGTCGGCATCACCCGGGCCATGCAGAATCTGGTCATGACCTACGCCGAGACCCGACGCTTGTATGGCAGCGAGACCTACAACAAAGTGTCGCGCTTCGTACGCGAAGTACCGAAAGGCCTGATTCAGGAAGTGCGGCTGTCCAACAGCGTCAGCCGTCCGTTCGGTGGTGGTCAGCAGCAAAGCACCAGCAGCCTGTTCGGCGGCAGTGGTATTCCGGAAACCGGCTTCAGCCTCGGCCAGACCGTGCGCCATTCGGTGTTCGGCGACGGCGTGATCCTCAACTTCGAAGGTGCCGGCGCCCAGGCGCGGGTCCAGGTGAATTTCAGCGAAGGCAGCAAGTGGCTGATGCTGGGGTATGCCAAGCTAGAAGCGATCTAGAAGTTTGCGTAGACCCTGTGGGAGCGAGCTGGCTCGCTCCCACAGTTTGTTTAGACGCCAGAGCATTTCCGATAGAACTTGTCCCTCCTTCCTACAGCCCAAAGCGAACAAGCCTTCTTGCGCGACTGGAGCTGAACCTAACCTGTCACGCAAAAGCCCGAAACACTCTGCCGCTAGCCAGCAACAGTTCAGCTGTGCAACATGGCGCGCGTGCTATCCACAAATGGGAATGCCTTTATATGAAACGTTTTCTTAGCATCGCCATGGCGTTGTGCATCGGCCTGACGATGGCCATCGACGCCAATGCCGCCAAGCGTTTTGGCGGTGGTAAAAGCTCGGGCGCGGCCCCGACTCACCAGACCAGCCAGATGGCGCCGTCCTCTGCCGCCGGTTCCACTGCTGCCACCGCAGGCGCGGCCGGTGCCGCTGGCGCTGCCACCAAGGCCAGCGGCGCTTCGCGCTGGCTCGGCCCGTTGGCCGGCATCGCCGCCGGTGGCCTGCTCGCCTCCATGTTCATGGGCGACGGCTTCCAGGGCATGCAGATCTTCGACATCCTGATCATGGCGGTCATCGCCTTCCTGGTGTTCCGCTTCATTGCTGCCCGTCGCCGCAAGCAGCAGGAGCAATTCGCTCCAGCCGGCCACGCGCCGATGCAGCGTGAAGTGTTCAATCAGCAACCATCCGCCGGTGGCGCGATCTTCGGTGGTTCGGCAGCTCCGGCCGCACGGCCGGTCATCAATGCGCCAGCCTGGTTCAACGAGCAACGCTTCATCGAAGCCGCGCGCAACCACTTCATGTCCCTGCAGCAACATTGGGACGCGAACGAAATGGACAAGATTGCCGAATTCGTGACCCCGCAACTGCTGGAGTTCCTCAAGCGCGAACGGGCCGACCTGGGTGATGGCTTCCAGTCCACCTACATCGATAACCTGCAAGTGCAGCTGGACGGCGTCGATGATCGCGCCGACAAGACCATCGCTACCCTGACGTTCAGCGGTGTGTCGAAAGATTCCCGCTTCGACAAGGGTGAAGCCTTCAGCGAAAGCTGGAACATGGAGCGTGCCCAGGGCGACGACCAGCCTTGGCTGGTAGCGGGTATTCGCCAGAACGGTTGAACTTTGGCGCGCTTCGCATGTTGAAATAAAACAACCCCGGCCCAGGCCGGGGTTTTCTATTTCGCGGTTGCATCTATAGCGAGCTACTGTATAAACCGCTCCATATAAACCGCGCCATCGAGAAAGAGGATCCCCGGACGTGGAAGAAATCATCGAACAATTGCGTGAAGCCAACGAACCCGTACCGGTCCCGCTGGAGCTGCCCGACGAAGACTTGCTGGTGGAGATCGAAGAGCAGCTATTCATCGACATCCCGTTCGTCTTCAGGGAGTTTTTGCTGACCGTCAGCGACGTGGTCTACGGCAGCCTGGAACCGGTGACCGTCACCGACCCGCAGTCCCACACCTACCTGCCGGATGTGGCCGCCAACGCCTGGGACGCCGGTGTCGATCGCAGCCTGATCCCGATTTGCCAGGACGGCGACGACTATTACTGCGTCGAAGAAGACGGCACCGTGGTGCTGTGGCAGGCAGAAGAAGAATTGATCGCTGAAGAAACCTGGGAATCGGTCTGGCACTGGGCCCGGGACGTCTGGCTGGAAAGCTGATCCGCCCGTTGCCTCAATGCCCGGACGACTCCTTGTGGTTGTCCAGGGTTTCGAGCAAGGCCACCTGCATGCGTGTATGCAGGCGGACGAACCAGCGCCAGAGCAAAGCCGCCACGGCAATCGCCACCACGGCAATCAGCAAGAGCAATTTGTTGGTCGGCAGGATGCTGGCCGACAAGGCTGTCAATAGCAGGAAGATCACCAGCAGCGAAAGCAACGGGATCACTTCGGCGATCACACGACGCACGCGCTGGGTGTGGCGGCCCGCCATCTCCGGTTTCACCCCCATCTCCGCCAGCAGCATCGACAGTGCCTTGAGCTTGCGATAGGCGGCGATCAGGAACGGCAGCGACAGCAATAACGCCCCGCCCCAGATCAATGCCTTCTGCCAGCTCGGGTCGCTGATCCATCCTTGCAAATATGCCGAAATCCGCTCGGCGAAATAAGCGCCCGAGACAAAGATCGCAATGACCAGCGCCAGGTTGACGCCGACCTGCAGCAGAATCCGCCTGATCATCGAGGCCAACACCGCGCCTTCACCTTGGGGCTGGATGCTGCGCAGCCATTCACCATACATCCCCAGTACCCGCGTCAAGCGTTGCGGCATCACCGTCGCCAACCTGACGGACAATGGATCGGCGGCCCGGATCAAGTATGGCGTCATCAGCGTGGTCAACACCGAGACGGCGACCGCGACCGGATAAAGGAAATCGCTGGTGACCTGGAGGGTCATACCCAGCGACGCGATGATGAAGGAAAATTCGCCAATCTGCGAAAGACCCATCCCTACTCGCAGCGAGGTACGTCCGTCATTGCCAGCGATAAAGGCACCGAGGCCGCAGGAGAGCATCTTGCCGAGCACCACCGCACAGGTGATCACAGCAATCGGCCAGGCGTACTGCAGCAATATGGCCGGATCGAGCATCAGCCCGATGGCAACGAAGAAAATCGCGCTGAACAAATCACGCACCGGCTCTACCAGTCGCTCGATTTTCAGCAGTTGCCGGGACTCGGCCATGATCGCGCCGATCAGGAACGCGCCGAGCACCATGCTGTATTCCAGCTTGACCACCAGCAGGCAGAAGCCGAAGCACAGGCCCAGCACGGTGATCAGCAGCATCTCGTTACTGTCGAATTTCGCCACGTAGGCCAATAGCCTGGGTACCAACAGGATGCCGATCACCAACGCAACGATCATGAACAGCGACAACTTGCCGACGGTGGAAAATACCTCGCCAGAGCTCACCGTGCCGCTGACGGCAATGCTCGACAGCAAGGCGATGATGCCGATGCCGAGGATGTCCTCCACGATCAGTACCCCGAAGATCAGCTGTGCGAAGCGCTCGTTCTTCATCTTCAGGTCGTTGAGAGCCTTGACGATGATGGTGGTGGAAGAAATCGCCAGGATGGCGCCCAGGAACAGCGAGTCCATGGTGTTCCAGTCGAACCAGCGACCCATTTCATAGCCGATCCAGATCATCAATACGATCTCGAGAAACGCCGCGATGAACGCCGTGGCCCCCACCTTGAACAATTTGCGCAGGCTGAATTCCAAGCCCAGGCAGAACATCAGGAAGATGACCCCCAGCTCGGCCAGTGTCTTGATCGTGTCTTCGTCGTGGATGAAACCGAACGGTGGCGTATGCGGGCCGATGATGAAGCCGGCGACGATGTAGCCCAGCACCACCGGCTGCTTGAAGCGGTGAAAAAGAACAGTGACCAGCCCCGCCGCCATCATGATGATCGCCAGGTCTTGAATGAAACTGATGGCATGCATGTCGGGGCTCCCTGTTCAAAATGACTTATCGAGAGTTGGATAAGTCCGCTTCCTTTGTAGGAATCGCCCTCACTCAGGGGCTTTTGAAGGTTAACACCGCGACTTCCAACAAAAAGTCGGTGCAATATATGGAAACAGATCCACCGGGGCGTGACGGCAACCACAAGCGCAGCGTCCCGATATCGGTGGTTTTGAAAACCTCGTGGCCTGCCTGGCCACGCACCAGCATCCGCAGAGGTGCACTTCCCGAATGGCTGCCTTGAACCGTGAGTACGTTATGGAACCCGGAAACGCCCAACTGTCGATGACGGTGTTGATGACCCCCGATATGGCCAACTTCTCTGGCAATGTCCATGGCGGCACCTTGCTCAAATACCTCGATGAAGTCGCCTATGCCTGCGCCAGCCGCTACGCCGGCCGCTATGTGGTGACCCTGTCGGTCGACCAGGTGATCTTCCGCGAGCCGATTCACGTCGGCGAGCTGGTGACCTTCCTCGCGTCGGTGAACTACACCGGCAACACCTCGATGGAAGTGGGCATCAAAGTCGTGACCGAAAATATTCGTGAACGCTCGGTACGCCACACCAACAGTTGCTTCTTCACCATGGTTGCGGTGGACGATCAGCGCAAACCCGCGGCCGTGCCGCCACTGCAACCGCAGAACAGCGAAGCCAAGCGCCGTTACGAACAAGCCCAGCAACGCCGGCAGATCCGCCAGGAGTTGGAAAAGCGCTATCAAGAGATCAAGGCAGACGGGCCATAACGGACCGCCGAAGATCAACTGTGGGAGCAAGCTCCCACAGAGGTTTGCATCGATCAGAGGCTGATCGGCACAGCCTCGAAGCGCACTCGCGGATGGGCAATCCGATCCTGCGCGCGGACCAGTTCCAGCTCGTAGCTGGCGCAGACCTGGGTTTCCAGCAGTACTTCGTGCACCGCTGCGGCGGTGAACTCGAACGCTGCTACCACGTTGTCTCCCAATAAAATCCGCGCCAGGAACAGCCCCGACGTCAGGTCACCCACGCCCACCGGCTGGCGAGGGAATGCCAACAGCGGACGGCGCAGGTGCCAGCTGGCATCGGCGGTGACCAGCAGCATTTCGAAGCTGTCGTCGGGTTTTCCAGGGTAGGACAGATGCTTGACCAGCACGGTCTTCGGCCCGCGGGCCACCAGCGCACGGGCCATGGCCAGGCAATCGAGGAGCGACTGCGCCTTGCGTCCTGAAAAACTGTCCAGTTCCAACTGATTCGGACACATGATGTCCGCGACGGCAGCGGCCTCTTCCAGCAGAAACTCACTCACCTCGGGCGCCACGATGCAGCCTTTTTCCGCATGCCCCATGACAGGGTCACACAGGTACAGCGCCTTGGGATTGACGGCTTTTATCCGTGCCACGCCGGTCAGGATCGCTCGCCCCTGGGCCGCACTGCCCAGGTAACCGGACAACACCGCATCGCAATTACCCAGCTCGCCAATGGCCGCGATTCCCTCCACCAATGCTGGAATCTGGACCGGTGCGAGAACTTCCCCAGCCCATTGGCCGTACTGGGTGTGGTTGGAAAACTGTACCGTGTTCAGCGGCCAGACGTTAACCCCGACCCGCTGCATCGGAAACACGGCAGCGCTGTTGCCAGCGTGACCGAACACCACGTGGGACTGAATGGCTAGCAGATGAGGTGTACGTTTCATGCGGGAATTTTCCGTAAAACGATTGAAATTCAAGCCGCGCAGTATGCGACTAAACGCAGCCTGTACGACAGACCGGTGAGACAGTTAAGCTGGCAACAACTTGTTGGAGCACTTCGTTCATGCTGACCCTTGGAAATATGTTCGTGCTGATGCTGCTGGCCACCGGTGGTGCCTGGCTGTGGCACAACCATGGCTTGCGCGAACGGGCGTTGGCGAGGGTGATGCAGCATTGCATCAACCTCAAGATCGAATTGCTGGACGGCAACGTGGCGCTGAAAAAAATCGGCTTCGTGAAAGACGCCAGTGGTCGGCGACGATTGGCTCGTGTCTACACCTTCGAGTTCACCGTCACCGGTGAAAGTCGCCATTCGGGCACCATCACCCAGTTTGGCGCCCACAGCGCACACATCGAGCTGGCCCCCTACCCAATGCCATTCGAAGAAACACCGCCCGCACCGATCGATTCGGTCCAGACCCGACCCAGGGCCGAAGTCATCGAACTAAGCCAATGGCGCCAGGAACATAACAAGTGGAAGCCCTGATACAAGGCTGACTCAAGGACACCGGCAAACAGCCAGACCGGCCTGCAGGACATCAGCATCTTGCGGCGCATCGAAAATCAATTCCAGTCGTGAATCCTGTCGCCATTCGCTGGCCCGCCAAGCCAATGCCGCGCCTTGCAACGCGTTAGCAGACATCCAACCATCAGCGCCGCGAACCACCATCTTCGCCCTTCTCCAGCGTTGGCTATGTAGCCATAGGGTCAACGCCGCTGTGTCGAATCGTTGGCTTGGATGCCAGCGCCAACCGATGCTCCAGCCGCCCTCTTGGGCCTGATAAAGACAGATTGGCAATGCCGGATCGGTCCAAAGCGCCGGCACTTCGCCCAGCCCTTTGGGTAGATTCAGGTTATCCACAGCCCCATGTCCCCGCTCGGCAACACCGGGCAACTGATCGAGGGGCAGCGCGCCTTGTTCTGTCCAGTACAGTACGAGCCCTGGCAGCTGCTGGGTGACACGCTCGCGATCGGCTTGCGTAAGGCTCTCGGATTTATTCAGCACCAGCAATCCGGCATGGGCCAAAGCCTGCTGTTGAGGATCGGGCAATGGCTTGCCCTGCGCCATCGCTCGGGCATCCAGCACCAGCACACAAGGCTGGACCGTCAACACACCGAGCCAGGGCGCTTCGTTCAATTGCCGCATCAACTGCGCCGGGTGGCCCAGCCCCGAGGGCTCGATAAACAACCGGTCCGGTCGAGCCTTGCGCAGCAAGCGCCCAAGGCCAATCTGAAACGGCGCGCCGTTGACGCAACACAAGCAGCCCCCGGCCACTTCGCCCAGTGCGATACCATCGGCGGACTCGGTCAGCAACGCGGCATCCAGGCCGATCTGGCCAAACTCGTTGATCAGTACGGCCCAGCGTTCATTGGTTGGGCGCTGGGCCAACAGGTGCCTGATCAGGCTGGTCTTGCCAGCGCCCAAAGGACCGGCGATGACATGAGTGGGAATGTGCTGCAACATAATCGACGGCTTTCGATGGAGGTGGAAATGCGGATAATCGGCTGGTTATTACTGACACTGGCTTCGAATCAGGCACTGGCCCAGGCCTGCGTGGTACACAGCCAGGCGGAACGACTCGACGTGAAGGTCTGCCAGCAGAACCGCAACATCCCGCCGAAACTCTTCGCTGATGGCTTCTGCCAGCCAAGCCTGGCCGGGCAAAAGGTCGAGGTGCAATACGTCGAACAATGCCCCGAGGGGGCGTTCGGTGTCTGTAGCAACGCCCAAGTCGCCAATATGCCCTACCGTCAGGATATTCACTATTACGGCGTGGCGACTGATGCGGCTTATCTGCAACCGTTTTGCGAGGGAAAGAGCCAGGGCACCTGGCTCAAGCCTTAGGAGCGCTTACGCAGCGACCTCCTCATGCCATGGACCG
Encoded proteins:
- a CDS encoding cation:proton antiporter, with the protein product MHAISFIQDLAIIMMAAGLVTVLFHRFKQPVVLGYIVAGFIIGPHTPPFGFIHDEDTIKTLAELGVIFLMFCLGLEFSLRKLFKVGATAFIAAFLEIVLMIWIGYEMGRWFDWNTMDSLFLGAILAISSTTIIVKALNDLKMKNERFAQLIFGVLIVEDILGIGIIALLSSIAVSGTVSSGEVFSTVGKLSLFMIVALVIGILLVPRLLAYVAKFDSNEMLLITVLGLCFGFCLLVVKLEYSMVLGAFLIGAIMAESRQLLKIERLVEPVRDLFSAIFFVAIGLMLDPAILLQYAWPIAVITCAVVLGKMLSCGLGAFIAGNDGRTSLRVGMGLSQIGEFSFIIASLGMTLQVTSDFLYPVAVAVSVLTTLMTPYLIRAADPLSVRLATVMPQRLTRVLGMYGEWLRSIQPQGEGAVLASMIRRILLQVGVNLALVIAIFVSGAYFAERISAYLQGWISDPSWQKALIWGGALLLSLPFLIAAYRKLKALSMLLAEMGVKPEMAGRHTQRVRRVIAEVIPLLSLLVIFLLLTALSASILPTNKLLLLIAVVAIAVAALLWRWFVRLHTRMQVALLETLDNHKESSGH
- a CDS encoding CobW family GTP-binding protein, with product MLQHIPTHVIAGPLGAGKTSLIRHLLAQRPTNERWAVLINEFGQIGLDAALLTESADGIALGEVAGGCLCCVNGAPFQIGLGRLLRKARPDRLFIEPSGLGHPAQLMRQLNEAPWLGVLTVQPCVLVLDARAMAQGKPLPDPQQQALAHAGLLVLNKSESLTQADRERVTQQLPGLVLYWTEQGALPLDQLPGVAERGHGAVDNLNLPKGLGEVPALWTDPALPICLYQAQEGGWSIGWRWHPSQRFDTAALTLWLHSQRWRRAKMVVRGADGWMSANALQGAALAWRASEWRQDSRLELIFDAPQDADVLQAGLAVCRCP
- a CDS encoding acyl-CoA thioesterase, whose translation is MEPGNAQLSMTVLMTPDMANFSGNVHGGTLLKYLDEVAYACASRYAGRYVVTLSVDQVIFREPIHVGELVTFLASVNYTGNTSMEVGIKVVTENIRERSVRHTNSCFFTMVAVDDQRKPAAVPPLQPQNSEAKRRYEQAQQRRQIRQELEKRYQEIKADGP
- a CDS encoding SMI1/KNR4 family protein; amino-acid sequence: MEEIIEQLREANEPVPVPLELPDEDLLVEIEEQLFIDIPFVFREFLLTVSDVVYGSLEPVTVTDPQSHTYLPDVAANAWDAGVDRSLIPICQDGDDYYCVEEDGTVVLWQAEEELIAEETWESVWHWARDVWLES
- a CDS encoding DUF3301 domain-containing protein; its protein translation is MLTLGNMFVLMLLATGGAWLWHNHGLRERALARVMQHCINLKIELLDGNVALKKIGFVKDASGRRRLARVYTFEFTVTGESRHSGTITQFGAHSAHIELAPYPMPFEETPPAPIDSVQTRPRAEVIELSQWRQEHNKWKP
- a CDS encoding Tim44 domain-containing protein, whose protein sequence is MKRFLSIAMALCIGLTMAIDANAAKRFGGGKSSGAAPTHQTSQMAPSSAAGSTAATAGAAGAAGAATKASGASRWLGPLAGIAAGGLLASMFMGDGFQGMQIFDILIMAVIAFLVFRFIAARRRKQQEQFAPAGHAPMQREVFNQQPSAGGAIFGGSAAPAARPVINAPAWFNEQRFIEAARNHFMSLQQHWDANEMDKIAEFVTPQLLEFLKRERADLGDGFQSTYIDNLQVQLDGVDDRADKTIATLTFSGVSKDSRFDKGEAFSESWNMERAQGDDQPWLVAGIRQNG
- the pdxY gene encoding pyridoxal kinase PdxY, with protein sequence MKRTPHLLAIQSHVVFGHAGNSAAVFPMQRVGVNVWPLNTVQFSNHTQYGQWAGEVLAPVQIPALVEGIAAIGELGNCDAVLSGYLGSAAQGRAILTGVARIKAVNPKALYLCDPVMGHAEKGCIVAPEVSEFLLEEAAAVADIMCPNQLELDSFSGRKAQSLLDCLAMARALVARGPKTVLVKHLSYPGKPDDSFEMLLVTADASWHLRRPLLAFPRQPVGVGDLTSGLFLARILLGDNVVAAFEFTAAAVHEVLLETQVCASYELELVRAQDRIAHPRVRFEAVPISL
- the uvrD gene encoding DNA helicase II — protein: MRDDLSLLLNSLNDAQRQAVAASVGRQLVLAGAGSGKTRVLVHRIAWLIQVENASPHSILSVTFTNKAAAEMRHRIEQLMGINPAGMWVGTFHGLAHRLLRAHWQEAGLSQTFQILDSDDQQRLVKRVIRELGLDEQRWPARQAQWFINGQKDEGLRPQHIQASGDLFLATMRSIYEAYEAACQRAGVIDFSELLLRALDLWRDHPGLLAHYQKRFRHVLVDEFQDTNAVQYAWLRLLAKGGDSLMVVGDDDQSIYGWRGAKIENIHQYSADFPDAEVIRLEQNYRSTAGILKAANALIANNTGRLGKELWTDGGEGEAINLYAAFNEHDEARYVVETIESALKTGLARSDIAILYRSNAQSRVLEEALLRERIPYRIYGGQRFFERAEIKNAMAYLRLLEGRGNDAALERVINVPTRGIGEKTVEAIRDHARHSHVSMWEAMRQLVANKGVTGRAAGALKAFMDLIEDLAAKCGEMPLHLMAQTVIEQSGLIAYHEAEKGEKGQARVENLEELVSAARNFENTEEDADLSPLSAFLGHASLEAGDTQADEHEDSIQLMTLHSAKGLEFPYVFLVGMEEGLFPHKMSLEEPGRLEEERRLAYVGITRAMQNLVMTYAETRRLYGSETYNKVSRFVREVPKGLIQEVRLSNSVSRPFGGGQQQSTSSLFGGSGIPETGFSLGQTVRHSVFGDGVILNFEGAGAQARVQVNFSEGSKWLMLGYAKLEAI